Proteins from a single region of Cydia splendana chromosome 9, ilCydSple1.2, whole genome shotgun sequence:
- the LOC134793329 gene encoding uncharacterized protein LOC134793329 — MVTGAVFVDLTAAYDTINLRRLATKLYQTTKDYKLTQMISELLSNRRFFVSFQGHRSRWRCLKNGLPQGSVLAPALFNVYTNDQPIVKNLNHFLFADDLALTSQEKSFEEVESCLAEGLESLSAYYRENQLRPNPAKTQVCAFHLKNRQATRQLNLLWEGCRLDHTFAPKYLGITLDRSLTYKSHCLNTKQKVAARNNIIRRITGTTWGATPHTLRTTALALSFSAAEYACPVDTALNETCRLITGCLKPTKRDHLYQMSGIAPPHIRRDVATAVERAKQLRDSRHPLHSHTPITGRLKSRRSFVTNPALEYQTPQEARLVAWKSQLNEDSLNITPNERLPPGAKEKWVTWKSLNRLRSGVGRSKDNLLKWGINPGQSDALCECGDLQTTQHMMQCSLCPTMCTTEDLIRATPRGLEVAKYWQNTI, encoded by the exons ATGGTGACAGGCGCGGTCTTTGTAGACCTCACAGCGGCATACGACACCATTAACCTCAGAAGACTGGCAACTAAGCTGTACCAAACAACGAAGGACTACAAACTTACGCAAATGATCTCAGAGCTATTATCTAACCGAAGATTCTTTGTATCCTTCCAAGGGCATAGGAGCAGATGGAGATGCCTTAAAAATGGTCTTCCCCAGGGTAGCGTACTTGCACCAGCACTATTCAACGTTTATACTAACGACCAGCCCATTGTGAAGAACCTAAATCACTTCCTCTTTGCTGACGACCTAGCCCTGACATCGCAGGAAAAATCTTTCGAGGAGGTAGAGAGTTGCTTGGCGGAAGGCCTGGAGTCCCTTTCAGCGTACTACCGGGAGAACCAACTCAGACCAAACCCAGCTAAAACACAGGTATGCGCTTTCCACCTCAAAAATAGACAGGCAACTAGACAATTAAACCTTTTGTGGGAGGGTTGTCGGCTGGATCACACTTTCGCTCCCAAATACCTGGGCATAACGCTGGACAGATCCCTGACCTACAAATCACATTGCCTTAATACTAAACAGAAAGTGGCGGCAAGAAATAATATCATTCGTCGGATCACTGGAACCACATGGGGTGCAACCCCACACACACTCCGCACTACCGCACTTGCGCTTAGTTTTTCGGCTGCAGAGTACGCATGCCCG GTAGATACTGCTCTCAACGAAACCTGTCGACTGATCACTGGGTGTCTTAAACCTACCAAACGCGATCATCTCTATCAAATGAGCGGAATCGCTCCTCCTCACATACGTAGAGACGTGGCAACCGCTGTAGAACGCGCAAAACAACTGCGTGATTCCCGACACCCACTACATTCGCATACTCCTATAACCGGCAGGCTAAAGTCACGCAGGAGTTTTGTCACCAATCCAGCCCTCGAGTACCAAACGCCACAAGAGGCCCGTCTCGTAGCATGGAAATCGCAGCTCAATGAAGACTCGCTAAACATAACACCTAACGAGCGCTTACCACCTGGCGCAAAAGAAAAATGGGTAACCTGGAAGTCTCTAAATAGACTAAGATCGGGAGTTGGCCGATCCAAAGACAACCTCCTGAAATGGGGAATCAACCCAGGACAAAGTGATGCACTATGCGAATGTGGCGACCTACAAACAACGCAACATATGATGCAGTGTTCCCTGTGTCCAACTATGTGCACTACAGAAGACCTCATAAGAGCTACCCCCCGGGGGTTAGAGGTGGCAAAATATTGGCAAAATACAATTTAG